GCTTTTGTCTAACACTAAGGCTGTGAACCTAGGCAGCTCCCGCCGAATTTTCGATAACTGCCTTCCTCGTCATCCCAAGGGGATCTGGCGCTCCTTTATTTTTTACCTCATCCTAATATTATATCTTTTTTTTATGAAAAATAAATACAAAAAAGACCCCAAGGGGGTCTTTTACATAAAATATGCTATCAAAAATATTGGTGCTAGAAGTAAGAGTACAAAGGGCATGAAGACTCTCATGGCCGCCAAAAACATGGCTAGCCTGTCGCCTTTTTCTAGGTTGTCCCTATCTAGGAGGTCTTCTTTTTCTTCGATTTCCTCCCTAGTTTTTCCCTTAAATCTATCTATTGGTCTTTTCATATAGCTGATATTTCTTCTAATTCCTGGGCTTCTTTAGCTCTTTGTGCCATATTTTTCTCATAAGCTTTTTGTTTTTCTTCTTCTGAGACGTCCATCAAATGGCAAGCAACAAAGTGGCCTTGGCCCTGGTCTTTAAGCTCTGGCTCAAAGTTGGCACAGATATCCATAGCGTATTCGCACCTTGTGTGGAACCTACATCCCTTTGGAGGTTTAACAGCTGATGGTATATCACCTTCTATAACCTGAAGCTCTTGGCCTTGGTCTACGTCTGTTCTTGGTATAGCTGATAAAAGAGCCTTTGTATAAGGGTGAAGAGGATTTTCAAAAATCTTTTCACTATCTGCAAGCTCTACCATTACTCCCAAATACATTACCCCTATCCTATCAGAAATATATTTAACTACTGAAAGGTCGTGGGTTATAAATAGGTAGGTAAGGTTGTTAGCTTCTTTTAGGTCCTGAAGTAGGTTTATAATCTGAGATTGGATTGATACGTCAAGAGCTGATACAGCCTCATCACAAACTATAAAGCTTGGTTTTAGGGCAAGGGCCCTAGCTATACCTATCCTTTGTCTTTGACCACCTGAGAATTGGTGAGGATACCTATGAAGGAAATATGGAGCAAGTCCACATTTTTCCATAGTTTCTTGGATGTATTCGTTGTATCCTTCTTCTTTTCTTGATTTGAAAAGATTGTGGCCCAATACACCCTCGCCGATAATATTACCTACAGTCATCTTTGTATCAAGTGATCCATATGGATCTTGGAAGATCATCTGCAAGTCCTTGCGCAGCTGTCTCATCTCCTCAGCTGTAAGCTCTGATAAGTCAACTCCCATATCAAGCTGGGATTCTAATTCTGCGAATTTTTCCTTATCTCTTAGGCTAGCCCTATACTCATCTATAATAGCTGATTTTTCATCAACTCTTTGAGTCATTGCATCCCTTTTGTCGGTTAATTCTTTATATTTTGGATCATTATCGAGATTTTCGTAATATTCATCCCAAGTCCTGGCTCTCATCATGACTTTTTGTTCAAATTCTTCGATTTGACCTAAGACTTTGGACCTTTCTTTTAGGACTTGGTATTTATCCTTCAAAAGTTTTGATACCTTGTCTAAATCATCACTTGCTAAAAGACCACCTGCTATCCTAACCATGTTTAGGTAGTTTTCTTCGATCTCACGACGTTTAAACATAGCTCTTTCGTTTTGCATAGCCCTATCTTCATCTGTACTAGCTTTTTCCAGATCAGCGTAGATGCCATTTAGCTCTTCGAGCTCTTTGTGATAATTTGGGAATTTTGATGGGATTTTGCCAATCATATCCCCCATATATTCAGGAGCTAATTCCTCTATAGTCTTGCCATAGTATAGGGTTGTTCCCTCTGTTTGCTCATATATTTGTAAAAGTGTTCTACCGAAGGTTGATTTTCCACAACCAGACTCACCAACTAGACCTAGGGTTTCGCCCTCATATATATCTATAGATATAGACTCATTAGCGTGGACGTATTCGCCAGGTCCCTTGTCAAATATACTTTTTTTCTTGAGAGGGAAATATTTTTTGAGGTTTCTTATCTTGAATAAGACCTTCTTTTCTTTATTTTCCATCTTCTCTTTCCTTTCTATTTGGATAGTGACATCTGATCAATTGGTGCTCACTCACCCTTTGCAAGTCAGGCATTTGCTTTACACATTTTTCTGTTGCATACTTACATCTGTCTGCAAACTTGCAGCCTTCTGGCAAATTTAGTGGGTGTGGTACAGATCCTGGTATTATATCTAGCCTTTGGTTCCTATCTGATGTTATAGATGGGATAGAATTTAAAAGGGCAACTGTATATGGGTGGTTGTAATCTGTGATATCTCTTTTGAATATAAACTCAACAGGAGATTGCTCTACGATTTGGCCACAATACATAACTGCTACCTCATCTGCCATCTGGTTTATAACACCAAGGTCATGGGTGATAAATAGGATTGATGTGCCAGCCTTGTGCTTTAGATCATTCATCAGTCTAAGTATTTGTGCTTGGATTGTAACGTCAAGTGCTGTAGTTGGCTCATCAGCTATAAGTAGCTTTGGCTCACAAGCAAGAGCCATAGCTATCATAACTCTTTGGTTCATACCACCGGATAATTCAAACGGATATTGTTTGGCAACTACATGTGGGTTAGGGATCTTGACTGCTGCAAGAAGCTCCTCAACCCTAGCTTGTCCTTCTTTTTTATCCATATTTTTATGAAGCATCAAAACTTCGAGTATTTGTTTTTCCACAGTAAAAACTGGGTTTAGGGAGCTCATTGGCTCTTGGAAGATCATAGAGATCTTGTTGCCTCTGATATGCTCCATTTGGCTAGTGTTATATTCTGAGATTTTTTCCCCATCGAAGATTATCTCACCACCATATATTTTTTGGTTGGACTCAAACAGCTGGAGGATACTCATAGCTGTTTGGCTCTTTCCAGAACCAGACTCACCTACAAGGCCCAGGGTCTTACCTGCGTCAACTGATAAAGAAACGTCATTAACGGCCTTGATTAGTCCACGTCTTGTAGAAAAGTAGGTATGAAGATTTTTTATTTCTAATAAACTCATAAAATCACCTATCTCTCATTTGCTCTTGGGTCTATAGCATCTCTTAGGGCATCGCCTATGAGGTTGACTGAAAATGATGTCAAGAATACTGCAAGGGCTGGGAATACCCATCTCCACCAGTAGGTATTTAGTACATCTGATGATTGGGCAGCTGTTAGCATATTACCCCAAGATGGTGTTGGCTCTTGGACACCAAAACCTAAGAATGAAAGTCCACTTTCAGTTAGGAGGTTGCCCGCATAACCTATTGTCGCATTTACTATAACAATAGATAAAACATTTGGTAGGATATGTTTGACCATAATAGACCAGTTTTTAACCCCTAGAGCCTTGGCCGCTGTTATATAGTCTCTCTCACGTTCTGCAAGGATCTGTCCACGTACCAAACGGGCTAGACCTGTCCATCCTAGTACACCCAAGAGGATCATAACCATGGTTATCCTTTGTTCTTGGCTTGCTCCTGGTGGGAGTAGAGCTGATAGGGAAATAAGCATTGGATAGAATGGGAATGATGCAACGATCTCTGATATTCTCATAAGAACATTGTCTACCTTGCCACCAACAAAACCAGAAACCATACCTATTATAACACCAAGTCCAATTTGGATGATTGATGAAATAAGGGAAATGATCATGGTCATCTTGCCGCCGTGGATAAGTCTTGTAAAGATATCACGACCTTGGTCATCTGAACCAAACCTAAATCCGTTTAGTCCCCATGTTTCTATTTTTCCATCTTTATCTACTGCATAATTGTTGAAATAATTTGCATATACTTGGTTAAATTCTCCATCTGGAGTTTTTAGCTCTCCATAATTATCCTTACCCCATTGGTAAAGTTTGCCATTTTCATCTAGGGCTGTTATTACAGAGTTACCTGCTTCTACATCGACAATCTTGCCTTCAAATTCTGGCACATTATCTCCTGCTAGCTTATCTCTTGATGGGCCCCAAACATAAAGCTTGCCATCTTCTGATAAGGCTGCTGCAGAGTTTTCTGTTAGAACTGCTTTTTTGACTTTTACAGACCCATCCCTAAGCTCAGCTGGCATAGTAGTATCATTTTCAGCCCCTCTAACACCAAGTAGGTCTATAGATCCGTCTTTTTTGACAGCTATGACGTTGATGGTGTTTGCATCAAAATCTACTATCTGACCTTGGAGTTTTGATGGGATCATATCAAGCCTAGAAGCTAGAGTAGAACCCCAAACGATAATATTGTTTGCATTTGTAAGGACGACAGAATATTGGGTACCAGCACCTATTTTTTTGATGCCTTCTTTTTTGATTTGGGCAGCCTGCATACCAGGCACCTTTGTTTGGTCAAAGGCCTTGTTACCCCAACCATAAATTTCGTCATCTTCTGTAGCTATGATTATATGTCTATCACCGGCAGCTACGTCTTTTATCTTTTTACCTTCTATTTTTTCTTTTACATTTTTTGGGATGTCCAAAACCTTATCTTCATTGTCAGATCCCCAAACATAAAGTTTACCTTCATCGCTTAGACCAACTGAGAAAGTATTTCCTATAGATATTTTTTTGACACCCTCTTTTTCCAAATCTTTTGGAAAGTTCATGTAGGCACCACCCGGCGCTACGTTTGTGAGGTTACCTTGTGAATAGTATTGGTCAAAAGGAAGCATTCTAGATCCCACAAAAATAAGTAAGACTATAGCTATGAACATAACTAGGCCTATAACACCTAGTGGGTTTCTAAAATAGTTTCTAAGGGCTACCTTGCCAGGAGACATGATAGCTTCTTCTTTTAGCCTATCATTTTCTGGACTTTCTTGTGGTCCGCCTTCTAAATTGGCATTGAGGTCATTATTTGGTCCTTCAGATTCTGGACTTGGTATATCATCTTCCATACCATTTGCAAAAGTAAATCCTCTTAGAAAATATGTCTTCAAAAAACCTAGATAAGATTTAAATGGTTTATTTAATTTTCTATTCATATTAAGCCTCCAATTGTACTCTTGGATCTACTAGGGCGTAGGCCACATCCATTAGCAGGTTGCCAAGTAGGGTAAGGATAGCATAAAACATTGATAAAGCGAGGATTACATTGTAGTCCTGGGCCATAACTGCTGTTATAAGCTCGTTACCAATTCCCCTATAAGAGAAGATACGTTCAGTTATAGCTGAACCTGAGAACATTCCCAAAACTGCCCAAGTAAGCGCTGTTACTACTGGTATAAGTGCATTTCTAAAGGCATGGGAGTAGACAACTGTTTTTTCTTTTAGACCCTTTGACCTAGCTGTTCTGATATAATCTTGGTCAAGAGCATCTAGCATAGAGTTTCTAACATACCTAGATAAGCTCGCCAAAGATCCAACCGTCAAAGTTAGGGTTGGTAGAGTCAAATATCTAACCCATTGGCCAAAGGTATTTTCCTTAGGCATACCATTTGCTGGTAACCATTTAAGTTTAAAGGCTATAGCAAAAATCAAAAACAATCCTATAAAGAATGTTGGTATTGATAATCCGACCAGAGTCAAAGTCTGGGCCGTCTTGTCATAAATACCTCCCTTGTGGGTGGCCGATCTTATACCTATCATAACCGACAAAACAAAAGAAAGTATTGTAGAACCTAAGTTTAGATAAACTGTATTTTTAAGAGGCTCTTTTAGGTATTCTTTTACTGGTCTTCTAACTCTAGTAGACTCACCAAAATCTCCCTTTAGAGTCCTACCTAGCCATCTAACATATTGTTCAGGCCATGGTTTATCATATCCATATCTTGCTTGTAGGTTCTTATACATCTCTTCTTGTTGTGCTTTTGTGATCCTACCTGTTGTTGGGATCATAGCCTGGATTGGGTCACCTGGCATGGCCTTTGAAAAGGCAAAAAGCATAATAGATATAATAAGAGCTACTGGGATTAAGTTTAAAATTCTCTTTACTATATAACGTAACATAAGTATCCTTCCTCTTCTAATCTAGCCTATCCTAATATGTATAGTGTTTGGTTTATATTCAAAATAATTTAAAGTATAGAACTAGACCATTATAATTTATACCTACAATATTATAATATTTAGCCATTTTTGTCAACAAATATTGGTTTTTGACAATTATTTGCTACTATATATTATATATACTGTCTTTATTATCACTAGGCTGTATATTTATTAACAATCATTTATAATATTAATGATTTTCTTTTTAAACTTTACTTTAATACAGAGATTTTTTCAATTTTAATATCTAAATATATAATTAACAAAATTAGTATATAAAGAAATATAATATAAAATCCTGATAAAATATTTGCAAGTTTGCTAAAAATAGTTTATAATTACTCTATGTATGATATTGATTATCATAGTCATAAATATATTTTTAAAGGAGTTTTATGAGAAAAAGACACAAAATAGCCATCTGCCTGGCTCTATCAGGTGTGATTTTGGCAAATGCAAAGATAGAAAGACAGATAGGTCAAAATAATTTTAACCAAGTAGCCTTTGCTGATAGCCCTAGTCTGATAAAGGGATCTAGGGGTGGGTACGCAACAAATACAATTATTTTAGACCACGAATTTATAAAGAATATAAAAAGTGTAGAGGTTAACAATAAAACCTGGAACGAAGACTCTGACAATAACAGACCAAATAAAAGGGGAGTCTATTACCTATCCACATTAGAAAATGGCGATGAATTTTCTATAGTTTTCACTAAATTGGAGAAAGATGACAGAATAGTCATAAAATCAGATAAAAAGATCTTATCTTTTACAATAAGTGAGCCTACAGATCAATGGAATGATAATCTAATAGATAAAAATTCTATCAAAGAAGAAAACATAGGGGCAGAAAAAGAAGATCCGCAAGAAAAAGATACTCCACCAAAAAATGAAGAAAAAAAATACATACTTTCATCAGAAGGTGGTTTTTTAAACAGTACAGTTAGACTTGATACAGACTTTGTAAATTCAATTAAGGACGTAGAAGTAAATGGCCAAACCTACAAAGAAACTTCTAATTCAAGGCCATCAAAAGGTCAAGTTTACTATTTAATCAAAGGAATGGACGGTCCTAACCAAGATGGTATTAGATTCCCAATGTTAAATGAAGGTGCTAGGGTTACAATAAAAAATGACAAAGTAGCTCTTTCTTTTACTATAGTTAACCCTACTGGCTCTGGTGAAATCATAAAAAAAGATTCTATTTTAGTTGAGCCACTTTCAAAGGCTCCTTCCAAAAAAGAAGACCCTAGTAGTGGTGAAGATGTTTCGCCTAAGGAAGTATCCTTTACTTATGTGTCAGAATCATTCGGATATAACATATTAAAACTTACTAGTGGTGAAAAACTCGATAAGAAAAAATTAGAAAAAATCACTTTAAATGGCAAGGAACAAACCAAGGTAGATTACCCAATAAGTATTTCTGGCAATGGTAACTATGCCTTTTCTAGCGATGGTGAACTTTGTATCGAAAGACTACATGACAATGATTCGCTTTCCGTTACCTATGATGGAAAAGAATACAAGTACATCTACAAGGATAAAAAACTCATAGAAAATACGGACAAAAAAGATGTGACCTACCAAATAAGACTGGTTGGCAAATTTGATAGCCTTTTAGTAGGCCAGACAAAGTTAGATGGTTTTTCTTGCGGTACCGCCTCAGTTTCAAACAATCCTAATGCTGTATCCGTAGAGTACACAGACAAAGAAAATCCTAGCAAGGATGATTGGAAAAAACTAGAAGACAGGGGCAATGAATTTAATGAAGTCAAAGCTGTTGTTGTAGATAAAGATACAGGTATAGAAGCAAACTTCGCCCATGGTTCTATAATCCTTGGCGGAAGCCCAACAAAGACAGGTACTTTCAAAATAAAAATAATTGCCGAAGATAAACGTGGTCAAAAAGTAGAGTCTAATGAAGCTGATGTAGAAGTTTATAATCTCGGAGAAAAAAGCCTAGAAGAACTCATGGTCAAAGATAGGTTCATACAGACCCAAGATAAAAAATACATGTGGGAAATGAGTCCATGGAAAATCACAAAATTCAATGACTCAGACAATATTGTAAATGTGCCAAAAGACCTCAAGGCATGGTTTGGATCTCACGAATCTGGCACCTATGGAGAGTTAGGTTTTGAGACCATTGATGAGCCAACACAAACCCTAGTTGTAGGCCAGGGAGCCAACCTCACCTTCAAAAATATGAAAATCCTGGGATCTGTAAAAATAATTGTAAAAGACGGCGGCATCCTAAACCTAGATGACTCTGTAGTCTTTGGCAAGATCGAAGTTTCTAATGGCGGAAAACTAAATGTAAACTACAGCCCTTACACAAAACAAATCACAAGCGGGGCTTCTATTTGGGGTCAAGTTATCCTAAAAGACGGGGCTATACTTGGCACCTCCTCAATCTACTCAAACACAAACTACGCTGCCCAAGGCGAAATAGTCAATACAAATGACAAGCCAGTCATAAAAGTAGAAGGTAATGCACAAATACAAGGCGACGTCTATATCAGAGGAGATGAACAAGCAACAAAGGGTAAATCTGGTCAGCCAGCCCTAGAAGTGGGCCCAAATGGAAACCTAGAAATAACAGAAAACTCATCCCTAAACCTATTTGGCGGCGGTGTATACGCTCTCACATCTGTTGGTGGTGACGCTCTAAAGCTTAATGGTGGAACTGTGACCGGCAAGGGCAAACTCGTAGCTATAGGCGGATCTGGCCAAGGCAAAAAAGGTGGATCTGGCATATCAGGTCATGGTTCTATATCTGTAGGCACCGCTTATATCAGAGGCGGCAATAGCTCAAAAAATCCTGCCAAGGCAGTAGAATCTGACAAGATAAATTTCAAAGGCACAAAAGGTATTACAATTGACGGCAAAAAAACTACAAATACTGACCCAATTATCCCAGAAGACTACTGGGATGGAACCAAAAAAATTTCTGATGATAAAGTAGCTAGGATCAACAAGGCAATAGAAGAAAATAAGGATAAGCTTATTCAAGCAGGGAAAACTGAAAATAATAAAAAGGAAGAAAAGCCTGCTAAGGATGATAAAAACAAAGAAAATCCACCAAGGGAAAATAAACCAGAAAAAAAACCATCAGAAGATAATAAAAATAAAGATTTAAATAAGAAAAATAAAGATAGTGGATACTTAGATAAACTCTATTTTTCTAGTCAAATACCTAAGACCAGCCTAGAAAAATACAAAAAACTAAAAGAGGCCTACGAAAAACTATCACGCACCGAAGATGCAGCCAAACTTTTGATGGACAAATTCCCTGAAACAATAAAACCTGTTAGAAAAGATTTGGAAAAACTCATAGAAAAATCTCAAAAATTGAGAATTATAGCAGAAAAAAGACTAAAAGCCATGGAAAAAGACCTCGGCCTATAATTTTAGACCTCATCTTAAAAAAGATGAGGTTTTTTTTATTTTCACCAAGGGATAAGGACTAGCTCCCAGTCACCATGGATAAAGATCATAAAATACCCATAAAAAAAAATCGTACTAAGAAAAGTACGATTTTTTTAAAATTATTTTTCAAGGCTCATAGCATTGATTTGATATTCAGATTCCCAAACTGGTGTGTTTATATCAAAGCCTTTAACTCTCTTAGAGTAACCTGTGTGATATTGGTTAGAGTAAAGTGGGATTTCTGGTAGGTAGTCATTGTACCACATCTCGAATTTTTCCCATTGGTCTAGGTAGCCTTCTTTGTCGTCTGAATCTGTTTGACGAAGTTTAACTGTGATCTCATCTACAGCAGGATCGTTTGTTCTTGTAGTGTTGTTAGATCCTTTTGAGTTGTATTGGTACCATGGGTCAAATGGTGTACCAAAGTTAGATCCCATGTTGAATGCTGTATATTCTGCATCTTCTTTTGGGAAATAGTAGTAGTCAAGAAGTGTTGCAAACGAACCAGCTGTTACGTTATATTCCATACCAACTTGTTTAGCATTTACTGGAACTTGGTTTGAAATAAGGGTTGTAATTGGAGATTCATCAGAACCGTATTGGTTAACTACTAGTTTTTTACCTGTTTCATCATATCTGTAATAATCAAATCCATCTGCGTTTTTAGCAAATTCTTCATCAGCTTTTGCCTTATCCCATGGAGTTTTACCATCTTTTTCAAATTTATATGGAGTTTTGTCAAGTAGGGCATTTGCTTCATCTAGGTTTAGAGTATATTTCTTGAACTCTGGATTAGCTTCTAGGTCTGCTCCTCTTTCTTTGTACATCCATTGGCTTGTACCGTACATACCGTTTGTTACTACACCGTAGCCACCTGCAAATGATTGTACGAAGCTGTTTCTATCCATTAGGTAAGCGATAGCTTGTCTTACTTCTTTGAATTTTGTAGCTCCCCTATCTGTTAGGAATGTTACGTTACCATAACCATTTCTTTCGTAGGTGTTGTAGCCACCGATTTTGCCTTCGTCAGCTGCTGCTCTGATTTGGTCTATCTTTGGACCTTCAGATTCGCCTTCCCAAAGGTCGATATCGCCATTTTCTAATAGGTCAACTGCGATTTTTTGGTTAACAGTTTGTAAAATTACATTTTTAATTGTAGCTTTTTCGCCCTTGAAGTTGCCTGCGTAGTTTTCATTTAGGCTTAGTTTGATCATGTTGTTTGCAAATGAATCAAATTTATATGGACCTGCCACTACTGATGGGTTAAGTCTATATTCGTTGAACTCTCTTTGCATAGCTTCTTCTATAAGCATGCTTGTTGGGTCAACATCGCCTGTCTTACGGCTTTCAAGATCAGCGATCTTTTCGTCATGTGCTTTTTTAGCTTCTTCATAAGCTTTTTTCTCATCTTCTTTTGCATCAGCAGCTGGCTCTGGATTGTTTTCTGCGAAATCTTCTTTAGCCTTTGCTATTTGAGCGTCGATGTTTTCGATGTATTTCTTCTTTTCTTCTTCTGTTGGTTTATAGCCATCTTTTGCTACTATCTTGTTACCTTCTGGAGCTACAGCTAGGTTTTCAGATACAGCGTGGATTGGGTATGGTCCATATCCCTTTAGGGCTGCAGATTCGTAGTATGGTAAAAATGATGCGTCTACTGTGATCTTGAATGTGTAGTCATCTACTTTTGCTATACCATCAAATGTATCTTTGTCTCCATTTTTGTATGCTTCATATCCCATTAGTGGGTCATCACCGATTGATGTTGATCCAGTAACTAGTTGGTAAGAAGGATATGTGTGAAGTAGTGAACCAAATACGTAGTTATCTGCGTTGATTGGTGTACCATCAGACCATTTTAGGTCTTTTTTGATTGTAAATGTTGTTGTTTCTGATCCATCTTCATTTTTAACTGTTTCTGGTTCTTTTTCAAGAACTGTCATGTTGTTAACCCATTGACCTGTTTCATCTTGAACTACAGTTGAGTAACCGTTGTTACCCTCTATACCCATATATCTACGAGCTTTTACGTCTGTTTGATTGTTTGTCCAACCTTGGATAAAGTCTCCGTTGATTTCACCAACACCTACTACAAGGGTATCATCAGATGTTTGTTTGTCGAAGTTTTCTACTTCTGCTTTATCGGCACCTTCTTCACCCTCAGCAGCATCATCTGCTTGGTCTTTTTTTTCAGTGCTTTCTTCTGCTGGAGCGTCTTTGCTTTTATCAGCAGCGTCATCTTTTTTGTCTGTGTCTCCACCACAAGCAGCAAGTGTAGCCACAAGGCCAAGTGCCATTAGTGATGAAAATACTTTCTTCATTTTCATTTGTTTTCCCCCTAAAAAATTAAGTAACTTTTTATAGTATAGTATTTTATTCGTTTAAACTAGTTTTGTCAAGATTTTGCATGTTTTTATTTCCACGTTATCGTATAAATATTCAATTATTTTCTCATTTTTTCAAGAGCTTTGATATTTAAAATGCAAAATATTACATAAGCTGTTTTTGTTTTGCTTGAAATATATAATTTCCAATACTTTTAATATAGAAACTACTAAATTTTCCCAGAGTTATTAGATATTTGTCCCCACAAGTACTTATGAAAACCCTTGTATATTATGCAATAAAAAAATACAAAAAAATACAACAAAAGCAAGACTTCTAGTCTTGCTCATGTTGCACTTAATTTTTCTAAAGGTTTTTATGTTTTAAAATATTAGTTTTCTAAACTCATAGCGTTGATTTGATATTCAGATTCCCAAACTGGTGTGTTTATATCAAATCCTTTAACTCTCTTTGTATATCCTGAGTGATATTGATTAGAGTAAAGTGGGATTTCTGGTAGGTAATCATTGTACCATTTTTCAAATGCTTCCCAGTTATCTAGGTATCCTTCTTTATCATCTGGATCTGTTTGACGAAGTTTAACTGTTAGCTCATCAGCCTTTGGATCGTTTGTTCTTGTCATGTTATCAGAACCTTTTGAGTTGTATTGATACCATGGATCAAATGGTGTACTAAAGCTTAGACCCATATTGA
This window of the Anaerococcus mediterraneensis genome carries:
- a CDS encoding ABC transporter permease; this translates as MLRYIVKRILNLIPVALIISIMLFAFSKAMPGDPIQAMIPTTGRITKAQQEEMYKNLQARYGYDKPWPEQYVRWLGRTLKGDFGESTRVRRPVKEYLKEPLKNTVYLNLGSTILSFVLSVMIGIRSATHKGGIYDKTAQTLTLVGLSIPTFFIGLFLIFAIAFKLKWLPANGMPKENTFGQWVRYLTLPTLTLTVGSLASLSRYVRNSMLDALDQDYIRTARSKGLKEKTVVYSHAFRNALIPVVTALTWAVLGMFSGSAITERIFSYRGIGNELITAVMAQDYNVILALSMFYAILTLLGNLLMDVAYALVDPRVQLEA
- a CDS encoding ABC transporter ATP-binding protein — its product is MSLLEIKNLHTYFSTRRGLIKAVNDVSLSVDAGKTLGLVGESGSGKSQTAMSILQLFESNQKIYGGEIIFDGEKISEYNTSQMEHIRGNKISMIFQEPMSSLNPVFTVEKQILEVLMLHKNMDKKEGQARVEELLAAVKIPNPHVVAKQYPFELSGGMNQRVMIAMALACEPKLLIADEPTTALDVTIQAQILRLMNDLKHKAGTSILFITHDLGVINQMADEVAVMYCGQIVEQSPVEFIFKRDITDYNHPYTVALLNSIPSITSDRNQRLDIIPGSVPHPLNLPEGCKFADRCKYATEKCVKQMPDLQRVSEHQLIRCHYPNRKEREDGK
- a CDS encoding oligopeptide/dipeptide ABC transporter ATP-binding protein, producing the protein MENKEKKVLFKIRNLKKYFPLKKKSIFDKGPGEYVHANESISIDIYEGETLGLVGESGCGKSTFGRTLLQIYEQTEGTTLYYGKTIEELAPEYMGDMIGKIPSKFPNYHKELEELNGIYADLEKASTDEDRAMQNERAMFKRREIEENYLNMVRIAGGLLASDDLDKVSKLLKDKYQVLKERSKVLGQIEEFEQKVMMRARTWDEYYENLDNDPKYKELTDKRDAMTQRVDEKSAIIDEYRASLRDKEKFAELESQLDMGVDLSELTAEEMRQLRKDLQMIFQDPYGSLDTKMTVGNIIGEGVLGHNLFKSRKEEGYNEYIQETMEKCGLAPYFLHRYPHQFSGGQRQRIGIARALALKPSFIVCDEAVSALDVSIQSQIINLLQDLKEANNLTYLFITHDLSVVKYISDRIGVMYLGVMVELADSEKIFENPLHPYTKALLSAIPRTDVDQGQELQVIEGDIPSAVKPPKGCRFHTRCEYAMDICANFEPELKDQGQGHFVACHLMDVSEEEKQKAYEKNMAQRAKEAQELEEISAI
- a CDS encoding ABC transporter substrate-binding protein, producing the protein MKMKKVFSSLMALGLVATLAACGGDTDKKDDAADKSKDAPAEESTEKKDQADDAAEGEEGADKAEVENFDKQTSDDTLVVGVGEINGDFIQGWTNNQTDVKARRYMGIEGNNGYSTVVQDETGQWVNNMTVLEKEPETVKNEDGSETTTFTIKKDLKWSDGTPINADNYVFGSLLHTYPSYQLVTGSTSIGDDPLMGYEAYKNGDKDTFDGIAKVDDYTFKITVDASFLPYYESAALKGYGPYPIHAVSENLAVAPEGNKIVAKDGYKPTEEEKKKYIENIDAQIAKAKEDFAENNPEPAADAKEDEKKAYEEAKKAHDEKIADLESRKTGDVDPTSMLIEEAMQREFNEYRLNPSVVAGPYKFDSFANNMIKLSLNENYAGNFKGEKATIKNVILQTVNQKIAVDLLENGDIDLWEGESEGPKIDQIRAAADEGKIGGYNTYERNGYGNVTFLTDRGATKFKEVRQAIAYLMDRNSFVQSFAGGYGVVTNGMYGTSQWMYKERGADLEANPEFKKYTLNLDEANALLDKTPYKFEKDGKTPWDKAKADEEFAKNADGFDYYRYDETGKKLVVNQYGSDESPITTLISNQVPVNAKQVGMEYNVTAGSFATLLDYYYFPKEDAEYTAFNMGSNFGTPFDPWYQYNSKGSNNTTRTNDPAVDEITVKLRQTDSDDKEGYLDQWEKFEMWYNDYLPEIPLYSNQYHTGYSKRVKGFDINTPVWESEYQINAMSLEK
- a CDS encoding ABC transporter permease subunit; amino-acid sequence: MNRKLNKPFKSYLGFLKTYFLRGFTFANGMEDDIPSPESEGPNNDLNANLEGGPQESPENDRLKEEAIMSPGKVALRNYFRNPLGVIGLVMFIAIVLLIFVGSRMLPFDQYYSQGNLTNVAPGGAYMNFPKDLEKEGVKKISIGNTFSVGLSDEGKLYVWGSDNEDKVLDIPKNVKEKIEGKKIKDVAAGDRHIIIATEDDEIYGWGNKAFDQTKVPGMQAAQIKKEGIKKIGAGTQYSVVLTNANNIIVWGSTLASRLDMIPSKLQGQIVDFDANTINVIAVKKDGSIDLLGVRGAENDTTMPAELRDGSVKVKKAVLTENSAAALSEDGKLYVWGPSRDKLAGDNVPEFEGKIVDVEAGNSVITALDENGKLYQWGKDNYGELKTPDGEFNQVYANYFNNYAVDKDGKIETWGLNGFRFGSDDQGRDIFTRLIHGGKMTMIISLISSIIQIGLGVIIGMVSGFVGGKVDNVLMRISEIVASFPFYPMLISLSALLPPGASQEQRITMVMILLGVLGWTGLARLVRGQILAERERDYITAAKALGVKNWSIMVKHILPNVLSIVIVNATIGYAGNLLTESGLSFLGFGVQEPTPSWGNMLTAAQSSDVLNTYWWRWVFPALAVFLTSFSVNLIGDALRDAIDPRANER